The following are encoded in a window of Silene latifolia isolate original U9 population unplaced genomic scaffold, ASM4854445v1 scaffold_177, whole genome shotgun sequence genomic DNA:
- the LOC141638089 gene encoding zinc finger BED domain-containing protein RICESLEEPER 2-like — MSEPSEPISPLTRPIVEEYFVNVDDEMEIVEEIDAQVTEKDTHPHLNSTEDVLAEESPPPHPFKRERKAEVWKDFLDPTLIFSISVDNASANDTCIQVLKNTFSLTKRLVCDGKLFHVRCCAHILNIIVQHGLKEVKIIIYNVHESVDYINQSDLRLKKFTELVQQFNLKESRLVLECKTRWNSTYEMLACAIKFKKVFARLAQEDRNYTYCPSAEDWVKIKKLSEILEVFNDTTNIISGSEYPTSNLFLDEIYRIKVLLDTQFDKYWDQCNLLMAIGAVLDPRLKMKVVEITFPKMFPSDDADVARDNVNKVRETLYELYKEYVTIYSPTGQSDKTEGSSSMSIRSNTPGFSELLRAVRSEDTIESRKSEVDDYLDEGCYVPYEDECFDALEWWKDKSMKFRILFWLAAYILAVPITTVASEATFSAGSRVIDPYRASLSSDAVQMLLCIEDWCRSLYGLKRKNKVIN, encoded by the exons ATGAGTG AACCATCAGAGCCTATCTCTCCACTCACTCGTCCTATAGTGGAAGAATATTTTGTGAATGTTGACGATGAGATGGAAATTGTAGAAGAAATTGACGCACAAGTAACAGAGAAGGATACTCACCCTCATCTTAATTCTACCGAAGATGTGCTTGCCGAGGAAAGCCCACCTCCCCATCCTTTCAAAAGAGAAAGGAAAGCCGAAGTGTGGAAGGATTTTTTAGACCCTACTTTG atTTTCAGTATTTCAGTTGATAATGCTTCGGCAAATGATACTTGCATTCAAGTTCTCAAGAACACTTTCTCTCTCACTAAAAGGTTGGTTTGTGATGGTAAGTTATTCCATGTTCGTTGTTGTGCACATATTCTGAACATTATCGTACAACATGGTCTTAAAGAAGTGAAAATTATTATCTATAATGTTCATGAGAGTGTTGATTATATTAATCAAAGTGATCTACGACTCAAAAAGTTTACCGAACTAGTACAACAATTCAACCTTAAAGAAAGCAGACTGGTTCTTGAATGCAAGACTCGTTGGAATTCTACGTATGAAATGTTAGCTTGTGCAATCAAGTTCAAAAAGGTGTTTGCAAGGCTAGCTCAAGAAGATCGTAATTATACTTATTGTCCTAGTGCTGAAGATTGGGTGAAAATTAAAAAATTGAGCGAGATATTGGAAGTGTTTAATGATACGACCAACATTATATCAGGATCTGAATACCCTACTTCTAATTTGTTTTTGGATGAAATTTATAGAATAAAAGTGTTGTTGGATACACA gttTGATAAGTATTGGGATCAATGTAATTTGCTTATGGCAATTGGAGCTGTGTTGGATCCTCGATTGAAAATGAAGGTTGTGGAGATTACTTTTCCAAAGATGTTCCCTTCTGATGATGCTGATGTAGCTCGAGATAATGTTAATAAGGTAAGAGAGACCTTGTATGAGCTATATAAAGAATATGTTACCATATATTCTCCTACGGGACAGAGTGATAAAACTGAAGGTAGCTCTTCTATGAGTATAAGGAGCAACACACCAGGATTCTCTGAACTTTTACGAGCAGTGAGAAGTGAAGATACAATTGAGTCGAGGAAATCTGAAGTTGATGATTATCTTGACGAGGGGTGTTATGTTCCTTATGAGGATGAGTGTTTTGATGCCTTGGAGTGGTGGAAAGATAAATCCATGAAGTTTCGTATATTATTTTGGCTGGCAGCTTATATCTTAGCTGTTCCCATTACCACTGTTGCGTCTGAGGCGACGTTTAGTGCTGGTAGTCGAGTTATTGATCCTTATCGTGCTTCATTGAGTTCGGATGCAGTACAAATGTTGTTATGCATCGAAGATTGGTGTCGATCATTATATGGATTGAAACGAAAGAATAAGGTGATAAACTGA
- the LOC141638090 gene encoding uncharacterized protein LOC141638090: protein MDRRELWTELETYARSNNHPWMIAGDFNETRNLFEHHGGDSNMARRCENFDNWIENCELIELEFSGPLHTWARGTSIETRQSARLDRALCNSDWSMMFSDASVKHLPAFQSDHCPLLISPNGFSPLNLVQQPFGFKLHG from the coding sequence ATGGATCGAAGAGAACTATGGACTGAATTGGAAACTTATGCCAGGAGTAATAATCATCCTTGGATGATAGCTGGTGACTTTAATGAAACCCGCAACTTGTTTGAACACCATGGAGGAGATAGTAACATGGCTCGTAGATGTGAAAATTTTGATAATTGGATTGAAAATTGCGAGTTAATTGAATTAGAATTTTCCGGACCACTTCACACATGGGCTCGTGGTACCTCAATAGAGACACGTCAAAGTGCAAGACTGGATCGTGCCTTATGTAATAGCGATTGGAGTATGATGTTTAGTGATGCCAGTGTTAAGCATTTGCCTGCCTTCCAGTCTGATCATTGCCCTCTCCTGATATCTCCGAATGGTTTTTCTCCTCTGAACTTAGTACAACAGCCATTTGGGTTCAAGCTGCATGGCTAA